The Acipenser ruthenus chromosome 25, fAciRut3.2 maternal haplotype, whole genome shotgun sequence genome has a window encoding:
- the LOC117414214 gene encoding regulator of G-protein signaling 20-like: MRRRLSHRDSKTLPPYDRSPDSSPCNRGPYPCCFCWCCCCSCSCLTVPNKDQDVCSRRASNISTLESLQRNEDSGRLSVEEASSWALSFSTLLDNASGRDVFMEFLRSEHSDENMLFWQACEDLKTDQQKADIGERAKQVYLDYISILSPKEVSIDATVRETINRNMATPTVHVFDDAQAQIYALMHRDSYPRFLNSPLYQSLLQSLSSNNSSNS; encoded by the exons ATGAGGAGACGGCTGTCTCACAGGGACTCCAAAACCCTGCCCCCCTATGACAGAAGTCCTGACTCGTCCCCCTGTAACCGAGGGCCCTACCCCTGCTGTTTCTGTTGGTGCTGCTGTTGCAGCTGTTCTTG CCTGACAGTGCCAAACAAAGACCAGGATGTGTGCAGCAGGAGGGCGTCCAACATCTCCACACTAGAGAGCCTTCAGAGGAACGAGGATAG CGGCAGGCTGAGTGTGGAGGAGGCCTCATCCTGGGCACTGTCCTTCAGCACTCTGCTGGACAATGCATCCGGCCGCGACGTCTTCATGGAGTTCCTGCGCTCGGAGCACAGTGATGAGAACATGCTCTTCTGGCAGGCGTGTGAGGATCTCAAGACAGATCAACAGAAGGCTGATATCGGGGAGAGGGCCAAACAAGTCTACCTGGACTACATCTCCATACTCTCTCCCAAAGAG GTCAGCATTGATGCCACAGTGCGGGAGACAATCAACAGAAACATGGCAACTCCCACTGTGCACGTTTTTGATGACGCCCAAGCACAAATCTACGCACTGATGCACAGAGACTCTTATCCACGATTTCTGAACTCCCCTCTCTACCAGTCTCTGTTGCAGAGCCTCAGTTCAAACAACTCCTCCAACAGCTAG